Proteins from a genomic interval of Rhodothermia bacterium:
- a CDS encoding IS1 family transposase, producing MQLQDLFRIKDIVDDRLCYEKVRELRWSEGVNCPFCQSKEHKRHGHHNNCEHRYRYQCKTCSKYFDDLTNTIFQGHHQPLKIWIICLYLMSLNLSNAQIAQEIGITKNDCHAMTSLLREGVYEKRP from the coding sequence ATGCAACTACAAGATTTATTTAGAATAAAAGATATAGTAGATGACCGTCTATGTTACGAAAAAGTTCGAGAACTTAGATGGTCAGAGGGTGTAAACTGCCCATTTTGTCAAAGTAAAGAGCATAAACGTCATGGACATCACAACAATTGCGAACATCGTTATCGCTACCAGTGTAAAACTTGCTCAAAATACTTTGATGATTTGACCAATACAATCTTTCAAGGGCATCATCAGCCTTTAAAAATATGGATTATTTGCTTGTATTTGATGAGTTTAAACTTGTCAAATGCACAAATAGCTCAAGAAATAGGCATAACCAAAAATGATTGCCATGCTATGACCAGCCTTTTAAGGGAAGGTGTTTACGAAAAACGCCCTTAA
- a CDS encoding metallophosphoesterase: protein MNRREALLATGAFVTAPDFSLHPQAVNSVERGFFSQDGNNIKIYHRSVSSPFKVIVIADTHLFRDDERGAPFQIYSGRMAKAYNQTKHFRTGTITHPEQCFTETLALAKQENVAFVALLGDIFSFPSEAAIAWADEQLKAVGLPYVYVAGNHDWHYEGLEGTLYELRKTWIDKRLRHFYQGGNPLMQVREVNGIRFVVFDNSYYEILPKQLAFFRKEVRQGKPIVLMMHIPLYAMGRNVGYGCGHPAWNAQSDRSFTVERRQRWPEKGHSHTTMQFYKEATTAPNVIVAFSGHIHEPTLDLINGLPSVVTDANAQGAFLKISFENEQR, encoded by the coding sequence ATGAATAGACGAGAAGCACTTTTAGCGACTGGTGCATTTGTGACTGCACCCGATTTTTCTCTTCATCCCCAAGCCGTAAACAGTGTTGAACGGGGCTTTTTTTCCCAAGATGGAAACAATATAAAGATTTATCATCGGAGCGTAAGTTCGCCTTTTAAAGTGATTGTTATTGCCGATACTCACCTTTTTCGTGATGATGAGCGTGGAGCGCCATTTCAAATATACAGTGGGCGCATGGCAAAGGCATATAACCAAACCAAACATTTCCGAACGGGCACAATTACTCACCCAGAACAATGTTTTACCGAAACTTTAGCATTAGCAAAGCAAGAAAATGTTGCTTTTGTCGCCCTATTGGGGGATATTTTCAGTTTCCCATCCGAGGCGGCAATAGCGTGGGCCGATGAACAACTGAAGGCTGTCGGTTTGCCATATGTTTATGTGGCTGGGAACCATGATTGGCACTACGAAGGTCTGGAAGGCACACTTTATGAACTTCGTAAAACGTGGATTGACAAACGATTGCGTCACTTCTATCAAGGAGGAAATCCTTTGATGCAGGTGCGCGAGGTGAATGGGATACGGTTTGTGGTTTTTGATAACTCGTATTACGAAATTCTTCCCAAGCAACTTGCCTTTTTCCGAAAAGAAGTGCGGCAGGGTAAGCCCATTGTTCTGATGATGCACATCCCATTGTATGCTATGGGGCGGAATGTGGGCTATGGCTGTGGTCATCCGGCGTGGAATGCGCAATCGGATCGGAGTTTCACAGTAGAGCGCCGACAACGTTGGCCCGAAAAAGGCCATTCCCACACGACCATGCAGTTTTACAAAGAAGCGACTACCGCACCTAATGTGATCGTTGCTTTTAGTGGTCATATCCATGAACCAACATTAGACCTGATCAATGGGCTTCCAAGCGTGGTGACAGATGCCAATGCACAAGGGGCTTTCTTGAAAATTTCTTTCGAGAATGAACAGAGATAA
- a CDS encoding serine hydrolase translates to MKTVSRKSYLLGFFLFFWTFPVFGQALPSGLGDLERYVNESMQKWKVPGLALGIVHNGKLVYANGFGVREMGNNAPVDAQTIFAVGSNTKAFTSLMVSQMAAEGKLSLEDPVTKHLPLFTLNNPNATALVTIRDLLCHRIGLGTWHGDLVAWGSRYSRAEILERYRHIKPVYGFRSGFGYQNVPFMAAGEIAGQVAGLRWDDWVTEKIFRPLGMSRSATKHQDLASFENVALPHTIDVDGKILTIPYRNIDNIGPAGSITSSAGDMARWLILQADSLGKVDGKEIFKPNVIRRTHYPNNLIAYMPYDNPTFPATHMGGYALGWFVRDYHGKLLFEHGGGVDGMISQTGFMPELNLGWVILSNLDTGNSLPTALMYHIIDAYLKVPYRDWSQYFLEEQKEQDAQNARMWQNELNRKKTDKKPSFSIETLIGVYENEGYGEVEIVMSGEKMTLHLLAHPGISGTLEHWNNDRFLVRFNDPEFGRTFVSFKSEKGDVKSFSLQIRPDFLDPLVYTFTKKMP, encoded by the coding sequence ATGAAAACCGTTTCACGCAAATCTTATCTCTTAGGATTTTTCCTTTTTTTCTGGACATTTCCGGTTTTTGGCCAAGCGTTGCCTTCAGGATTAGGTGATCTTGAACGCTATGTGAACGAATCCATGCAGAAATGGAAGGTTCCGGGTCTTGCGCTGGGCATTGTTCATAATGGTAAGTTGGTCTATGCAAATGGTTTTGGCGTTCGGGAAATGGGAAATAATGCACCGGTGGATGCGCAAACCATTTTTGCGGTTGGCTCAAACACCAAAGCATTCACCTCGCTCATGGTTTCGCAAATGGCGGCGGAAGGCAAATTGAGTTTAGAAGACCCCGTCACAAAACACTTGCCGCTCTTTACCCTAAACAACCCAAATGCAACGGCATTGGTTACAATTCGGGATTTACTCTGTCATCGGATTGGATTGGGAACTTGGCATGGCGATTTGGTGGCGTGGGGCAGCCGTTATTCTCGTGCAGAAATCCTTGAAAGATATCGTCACATCAAACCTGTTTATGGCTTTCGTTCTGGATTTGGATACCAAAATGTACCATTTATGGCCGCTGGTGAAATCGCTGGGCAAGTAGCCGGACTACGCTGGGACGACTGGGTGACGGAGAAAATCTTTCGGCCTTTGGGCATGTCTCGGAGTGCAACAAAGCACCAAGATTTGGCTTCCTTCGAGAATGTTGCCTTGCCACATACCATAGATGTTGATGGGAAAATACTCACCATTCCCTATCGAAACATAGACAATATTGGCCCGGCAGGATCTATCACGTCTTCTGCTGGAGATATGGCAAGATGGCTTATCCTCCAAGCCGATTCGCTTGGGAAGGTGGACGGAAAGGAGATTTTTAAACCCAATGTAATCCGCCGCACGCATTACCCAAACAACCTGATAGCTTATATGCCCTACGACAATCCCACCTTTCCGGCCACACATATGGGCGGCTATGCTTTAGGTTGGTTTGTACGCGACTACCACGGCAAACTGTTGTTTGAACATGGCGGCGGGGTAGATGGCATGATCTCCCAAACGGGTTTTATGCCTGAACTGAATTTAGGATGGGTCATCCTGAGCAATTTAGATACGGGAAATTCGCTTCCAACCGCCCTGATGTATCACATCATAGATGCGTATCTAAAGGTTCCTTATCGAGACTGGAGCCAATATTTTTTGGAAGAACAAAAAGAACAAGATGCCCAAAATGCACGCATGTGGCAAAATGAACTGAATCGAAAAAAAACGGATAAAAAACCCTCTTTTTCAATAGAAACGCTTATTGGGGTTTATGAAAACGAAGGGTACGGTGAAGTTGAAATCGTGATGTCTGGGGAGAAAATGACCCTCCATCTTTTGGCACATCCGGGAATTTCTGGAACATTGGAACACTGGAACAATGATCGCTTTTTGGTGCGCTTTAATGACCCGGAATTTGGTCGGACTTTTGTTTCATTTAAATCGGAAAAAGGCGACGTAAAATCGTTTTCCTTGCAAATAAGGCCCGATTTTCTTGACCCTTTGGTTTATACATTTACCAAAAAAATGCCGTAA
- a CDS encoding histidine phosphatase family protein, whose amino-acid sequence MTTIYLTRHGETDLNRAGIVQGRGVNAPLNENGLLQAEALRERLSNVFLDAIYCSPLIRAAQTAETVARSHPYLSPRKMIDLEEISWGICEGKQPNESQKKTFDELRHAWQKGQFEAKIEGGESAFELEKRAKRALMNIVSQHMDESVLVVTHGRFLRVLLASILSEYGLARMEMIKHTNTSLNVLTFDGKKFHAEILNDTLHLRNIVHLTHL is encoded by the coding sequence ATGACGACAATTTATTTAACACGGCATGGTGAAACAGATTTAAACCGTGCTGGCATTGTGCAGGGGAGAGGGGTTAATGCACCTTTGAACGAAAACGGCCTACTTCAGGCAGAAGCTTTGCGCGAACGGCTCTCCAATGTATTTTTGGATGCGATTTATTGTAGCCCACTTATACGAGCTGCCCAAACCGCCGAGACGGTAGCCCGATCGCACCCATACCTAAGCCCAAGAAAAATGATAGACTTGGAGGAAATCTCTTGGGGCATTTGTGAAGGCAAACAACCCAACGAATCGCAGAAAAAAACATTCGATGAATTACGTCACGCTTGGCAAAAGGGGCAATTCGAGGCCAAAATAGAAGGCGGGGAGTCGGCCTTTGAACTTGAAAAACGGGCAAAACGCGCCTTGATGAATATCGTGTCACAACACATGGACGAGTCGGTATTAGTTGTAACACATGGCCGCTTTCTCAGGGTGCTTCTGGCAAGCATCCTGTCGGAATATGGCCTCGCACGAATGGAGATGATCAAACATACCAATACCTCTTTGAATGTCTTGACCTTCGACGGCAAAAAATTCCATGCAGAAATCCTAAACGACACCTTGCACCTCCGAAATATTGTTCATTTGACTCATCTGTAG
- a CDS encoding DUF4230 domain-containing protein: MFLKGRYIALAIVAILLLIIGLFVGWSIRGFSFGLNNQQLREVVVSTLQVEADTTYLVTGYLGMEVTKKIVDEKTLWGIPMGTTEVQVRVPGRVTYGFPIGQLRADDIEINGQNITVYIPPVGVFSVEPELAKMDIQTKLGWARFQAFSGKHLEHRAIKSIPAEMRQIGEERLIKAESKASENTVKAIRRILVPVLSAAGMQNPQIQVRLKRESIFPKG; the protein is encoded by the coding sequence ATGTTTTTAAAAGGTCGTTACATTGCGCTTGCCATCGTGGCCATTTTGCTGCTAATTATTGGTTTGTTTGTGGGCTGGTCTATTCGCGGGTTTTCTTTTGGGTTAAACAACCAACAACTGCGGGAGGTGGTGGTGAGTACGCTACAAGTTGAGGCAGACACCACCTATTTGGTGACAGGTTATTTGGGTATGGAAGTAACCAAGAAGATTGTGGACGAGAAAACACTTTGGGGTATTCCCATGGGCACAACCGAAGTGCAAGTACGTGTTCCCGGCAGGGTAACTTATGGCTTCCCGATTGGCCAACTCCGTGCAGACGATATAGAGATTAATGGACAAAACATTACGGTCTATATCCCACCCGTTGGCGTGTTTTCGGTAGAACCCGAACTCGCGAAGATGGACATACAAACCAAATTGGGCTGGGCACGCTTCCAAGCCTTTAGCGGCAAGCACCTTGAACACCGTGCCATCAAAAGTATTCCAGCAGAGATGCGCCAAATTGGTGAAGAGCGTTTGATAAAAGCTGAGAGCAAGGCTTCGGAAAACACGGTGAAGGCAATTCGTCGTATATTAGTGCCCGTTTTGAGCGCCGCTGGGATGCAAAATCCGCAAATCCAAGTCCGGCTCAAACGTGAATCCATTTTTCCGAAAGGCTAA